The genomic region TTGATAAAGATATCCCATCTCTTCGAGGTCGGACATGATATTGCGAATAGTAGCAGGGCCTAGGTGTTTCATGTATTTCCGCGACACAGTTCGCGATCCTACAGGTTCGCCTGTATGGATGTAATCCACAACCACCGCCTTGAGCACTTCCCTATCTCTTGAACTAAGCTCAGACACTTTTTCACCCCCTTTTCCATTGCATCAAAGCTTTTTAACATCATATACCAGGGCTAATTCAGAATGTAGTGCCAATTTAAATGCATGTCAACTAAGCTAGGAGCGTGTTCTAAAAAGACGTCGGTAAGGGTGAAAAAATTTTCACCTCTACCTTGGGCGCCGAGGATGGGGATTGATTCCCTATGAATCGGTCGCCGAGGACGGCGACCATCCCAATATCTTACCGCCGTCATGGGAGGGACGGCGTCCTCACCGTCTGTTCTCTGGTGCGCCCGGCATGGACGTGCTCCTGGAGGTGAAAGTCCTCCCGTGGGTTGATCACAGCGAGCGTAGGGAAGCGCAACTGCACGAGGGTGACCTGGTGTAGGGAGTCTCAGGATGGACGGCGTCCTCGCCGTCCTGCGAGCCGATGGACAGGAGCCAGATAGAAAGTGCTGCGGAGCAGGGCGAGCGGTCTGGAGTCTGCGAAGCTCTCGTGATCAAGGCGAAGTGGCGTAAATTCGGCGGTTGTGCAGTAAGGGCGAAAAATTTTTCGCCCCTACATGCACCCGAAAAGGTGAGGGTGATGAACCGGAGCGGGAAGTCAGCAGAGGCCGTAGTAGCTATCTGCAGAGGCAACCACAAGATGTCGCCCCTACACTTCTCGAGCCACCCGATGTGGATCCCCATGCCAGTTGGTGTGGGAGGGGATCGGTCAAACTAACCGCCCCTATCCCAATTTATAAGGCGGTGCATGCTACCATAGGGTGTGCTGGCAACAAACTTTCACAAAACTATGAACACCTTAGAAGTCTTATTCATTATTATCTTCTACCTGACTTCTTCAACATCAAACCCCACAATGTTTCTGCTCTCTCGGCTGAATTCAATTCCAAGAAGATATATTTTTGTGGATCCATTTGCATACTTTTCCCAATATCTCTTTTCTTTTAGCTGACCAAGTGCCTTTCCTTCCCCATCTAGTTCAACAACCTTGAATTCCATAATGTAAACTCTGTCCCCATAGAAAACCGTCATGTCTATCTTGCCTACGTTCGTAGCATCT from Thermodesulforhabdaceae bacterium harbors:
- a CDS encoding PD-(D/E)XK nuclease domain-containing protein; this encodes DATNVGKIDMTVFYGDRVYIMEFKVVELDGEGKALGQLKEKRYWEKYANGSTKIYLLGIEFSRESRNIVGFDVEEVR